Proteins encoded by one window of Pan troglodytes isolate AG18354 chromosome 16, NHGRI_mPanTro3-v2.0_pri, whole genome shotgun sequence:
- the BCL2A1 gene encoding bcl-2-related protein A1 isoform X1, whose protein sequence is MTDCEFGYIYRLAQDYLQYVLQIPQPGSGPSKTSRVLQNVAFSVQKEVEKNLKSCLDNVNVVSVDTARTLFNQVMEKEFEDGIINWGRIVTIFAFEGILIKKLLRQQIAPDVDTYKEISYFVAEFIMNNTGEWIRQNGGWENGFVKKFEHKSGWMTFLEVTGKICEMLSLLKQYC, encoded by the exons ATGACAGACTGTGAATTTGGATATATTTACAGGCTGGCTCAGGACTATCTGCAGTACGTCCTACAGATACCACAACCTGGATCAGGTCCAAGCAAAACGTCCAGAGTGCTACAAAATGTTGCATTCTCAGTCCAAAAAGAAGTGGAAAAGAATCTGAAGTCATGCTTGGACAATGTTAATGTTGTGTCTGTAGACACTGCCAGAACACTATTCAACCAAGTGATGGAAAAGGAGTTTGAAGATGGCATCATTAACTGGGGAAGAATTGTAACCATATTTGCATTTGAAGGTATTCTCATCAAGAAACTTCTACGACAGCAAATTGCCCCGGATGTGGATACTTATAAGGAGATTTCATATTTTGTTGCGGAGTTCATAATGAATAACACAGGAGAATGGATAAGACAAAACGGAGGCTGG gAAAATGGCTTTGTAAAGAAGTTTGAACATAAATCTGGCTGGATGACTTTTCTAGAAGTTACAGGAAAGATCTGTGAAATGCTATCTCTCCTGAAGCAATACTGTTGA
- the BCL2A1 gene encoding bcl-2-related protein A1 isoform X2, which produces MTDCEFGYIYRLAQDYLQYVLQIPQPGSGPSKTSRVLQNVAFSVQKEVEKNLKSCLDNVNVVSVDTARTLFNQVMEKEFEDGIINWGRIVTIFAFEGILIKKLLRQQIAPDVDTYKEISYFVAEFIMNNTGEWIRQNGGWGKWHNHTPMLVESVAHKKRKMAL; this is translated from the exons ATGACAGACTGTGAATTTGGATATATTTACAGGCTGGCTCAGGACTATCTGCAGTACGTCCTACAGATACCACAACCTGGATCAGGTCCAAGCAAAACGTCCAGAGTGCTACAAAATGTTGCATTCTCAGTCCAAAAAGAAGTGGAAAAGAATCTGAAGTCATGCTTGGACAATGTTAATGTTGTGTCTGTAGACACTGCCAGAACACTATTCAACCAAGTGATGGAAAAGGAGTTTGAAGATGGCATCATTAACTGGGGAAGAATTGTAACCATATTTGCATTTGAAGGTATTCTCATCAAGAAACTTCTACGACAGCAAATTGCCCCGGATGTGGATACTTATAAGGAGATTTCATATTTTGTTGCGGAGTTCATAATGAATAACACAGGAGAATGGATAAGACAAAACGGAGGCTGG GGGAAATGGCACAATCACACGCCTATGCTGGTAGAGTCAGTGGCCCACAAGAAGAG gAAAATGGCTTTGTAA